One Sporocytophaga myxococcoides DNA segment encodes these proteins:
- a CDS encoding response regulator encodes MAAKSILLLEDDELDLYSFERAIQKFNLPIDFHSVHNGVEALELLNGVNKIPIPDIIVIDLNLPKMDGFEFLEEIRKDRRFDLVRIFVMTTSNEEKNRIRAESFKIDGYTIKPLNFNENTKRNSSMDNFMHFQILKMIGKTFM; translated from the coding sequence ATGGCAGCTAAATCTATTTTACTACTAGAAGATGATGAACTAGACTTATATAGTTTTGAGCGAGCTATACAAAAATTTAATCTTCCGATAGATTTTCATTCTGTTCATAATGGTGTAGAGGCATTAGAGTTACTTAATGGAGTCAATAAAATTCCAATTCCTGATATTATTGTAATTGATCTTAATTTGCCGAAGATGGATGGATTTGAATTTTTGGAAGAGATAAGGAAGGATAGAAGATTTGATTTAGTTAGAATTTTCGTAATGACTACATCTAATGAAGAAAAAAACAGGATTCGTGCTGAAAGTTTCAAGATTGATGGCTACACAATTAAGCCATTGAATTTTAATGAAAACACAAAGAGAAACTCCTCCATGGATAATTTTATGCACTTCCAAATTTTGAAAATGATAGGCAAGACTTTTATGTGA
- a CDS encoding sensor histidine kinase, whose product MRIRNKLTIQFTGIVFCILIVFSASIYTAFWKYRTYYFRKRLKEKALNTTKMLIEVKEINTDLLKKLRRKYFLTFPNEFVRIYDKYDNLVYKDDTINYKLPNELLQKIRSEKNYSFSIKGRQVVGIDYDGTYVITASAIDKDGYETLKFLALSLFAGNFIALIIIFLSGKFFSSKALFPIADIIEEVDNINEGHTGLRLKNRDGKDEIATLANSFNNMFDRIEDTFENQSKFISHASHELRTPLTSITGEIDVALLKDRTSEEYKATLYSILEESLALTELSNKLLKLLQSNNKNLNADRINLRHLIDRLEEEIYERRYKNKFKIENRTSKELSILEIFGNEDLIKAALINVIDNGFKYSDYPVTLKISRQEGTKISFKVIDHGIGIDKDDLSKIIQPFYRSSKGNEKKGFGIGLSLTEKIVTLHKGTLEIFSKPKFGTQVTLTFPI is encoded by the coding sequence ATGCGGATCCGAAACAAGTTAACAATTCAGTTCACAGGCATAGTATTTTGTATTCTTATAGTATTTAGTGCATCAATCTATACTGCATTCTGGAAATACAGAACCTACTATTTCAGAAAACGCCTAAAAGAGAAAGCATTAAATACTACAAAAATGCTTATCGAAGTCAAAGAGATCAATACAGATCTGCTAAAAAAACTGAGAAGGAAATACTTTCTGACCTTCCCGAATGAATTCGTAAGAATCTATGACAAATACGATAACCTGGTATATAAAGATGATACCATAAACTACAAACTTCCTAATGAGCTGCTTCAAAAAATCAGAAGCGAAAAAAATTATTCTTTTTCTATAAAGGGCAGGCAAGTTGTGGGCATAGACTATGATGGAACCTACGTAATAACTGCCTCAGCAATTGATAAGGATGGATATGAGACCCTCAAATTTCTGGCTCTTTCTTTATTTGCAGGAAACTTCATTGCATTAATAATTATCTTTCTATCAGGAAAATTTTTTTCGTCAAAGGCTTTATTTCCTATTGCTGATATTATCGAAGAGGTTGACAACATTAATGAAGGCCATACAGGCTTAAGATTAAAGAATAGGGACGGTAAAGATGAAATAGCTACATTGGCTAATTCCTTTAACAACATGTTCGACAGGATAGAAGATACTTTTGAGAATCAAAGCAAATTCATCTCTCATGCTTCCCATGAATTAAGGACTCCTCTTACATCAATTACCGGGGAAATTGATGTGGCCTTACTAAAGGACCGCACATCTGAAGAATATAAAGCAACACTTTACTCCATATTGGAAGAGTCTCTTGCACTTACTGAACTTTCCAATAAATTACTTAAGCTACTTCAATCCAATAATAAAAACCTTAATGCTGACAGAATTAATTTAAGACATCTTATAGATCGGCTTGAAGAAGAGATATACGAACGCAGATACAAAAACAAGTTTAAAATTGAGAATCGAACATCAAAAGAATTAAGTATTTTAGAGATTTTTGGAAACGAGGATTTGATTAAGGCTGCTTTAATCAATGTGATAGACAATGGATTTAAGTACTCTGATTACCCGGTTACTCTTAAAATAAGCAGGCAAGAAGGAACAAAGATATCCTTCAAAGTAATAGATCATGGAATTGGTATAGACAAAGATGATCTCAGCAAAATTATTCAGCCATTCTATAGAAGCTCTAAAGGTAACGAGAAGAAAGGCTTTGGCATTGGGCTTTCATTAACAGAAAAAATAGTAACGCTCCATAAAGGAACATTAGAAATATTTTCGAAGCCAAAATTTGGGACTCAGGTCACTTTGACATTTCCTATATAA
- a CDS encoding bifunctional alpha,alpha-trehalose-phosphate synthase (UDP-forming)/trehalose-phosphatase, with protein sequence MEKTIIVSNRLPVSISKKDNHTIFTSSPGGLATGMASVSKSMNSIWIGWAGFHPEDFSEKQDELKSKLSDQNLFPIFLEKDDVEQFYEGFSNTTLWPLFHYFPKYTSCHEEQWEVYKKVNQTFCDEILKHANEDDFIWIHDYHLLLLPGLLREKLPKAKIAFFQHIPFPSYEIFRILPWREEILKGIIGADLIGFHTNDDVKHFLTSVQRILGLENKMGVIRSEDRLFKVDAFPLGIDYDKFQELALAKTTERQVGLYRKQFHDVKLILSIDRLDYSKGIPERLKAFDYFLEKNPEFREKVSLLMIVVPSREKVQLYKNLKTEIDELVGNITSKYRTVNWNPVLYFYRAYPLQSLSAFYNLCDVALITPLRDGMNLVCKEYVASRHDGTGSLILSEMAGAAKELSEAIIINPYNIQESAEAIKTALCLPFDEQKRRISDMQLLLKKYDVINWTTVFLNSLEEIKQKQAEMAMKKVSKQIRDKIVTDFISAQKRILFLDYDGTLVSFQNRPEQASPDEELKDMIRKLCEISNLTVVIISGRDKATLEKWFGNFKLDIVAEHGFWIKKGRKWKAMIQLQNEWKIQLLEILTRFVGKTPGSFIEEKDHSLVWHYRKADTDLSNTRKKELLDYLQYLTTNMGLSVLEGNKVVEIKSSLINKGRAVKRYLKSNYDFIFAAGDDWTDEDMFKVMPEHAHTIKIGYSLSAAKYSMPEHFRGTDIGIRGFLAEFASS encoded by the coding sequence ATGGAAAAGACAATAATAGTATCTAATCGCCTACCTGTTTCAATAAGCAAGAAAGACAATCACACGATATTCACATCAAGTCCAGGAGGCCTCGCAACTGGCATGGCATCAGTGAGTAAGTCAATGAACTCGATTTGGATTGGCTGGGCAGGATTTCATCCCGAAGATTTTTCTGAAAAACAAGATGAATTAAAATCTAAATTATCTGATCAAAATCTATTTCCCATCTTTCTTGAAAAAGACGATGTAGAGCAGTTTTATGAAGGTTTCAGCAATACGACTCTGTGGCCTCTATTTCACTATTTCCCTAAATACACTTCTTGTCACGAAGAACAATGGGAGGTGTACAAGAAAGTCAATCAGACCTTTTGTGATGAAATACTAAAGCATGCCAATGAAGACGACTTCATATGGATTCATGATTATCATTTACTGCTTCTCCCCGGCCTTTTAAGAGAAAAATTACCTAAAGCAAAAATTGCATTCTTCCAGCACATCCCTTTCCCATCATACGAAATCTTCAGAATACTTCCCTGGAGAGAAGAAATATTAAAAGGTATTATCGGAGCAGATCTGATAGGGTTTCATACAAATGACGATGTAAAACATTTCCTTACATCAGTTCAAAGGATACTAGGTCTGGAAAACAAAATGGGGGTAATAAGAAGCGAAGATCGTTTGTTTAAAGTTGATGCATTTCCATTGGGTATTGATTATGACAAATTTCAGGAACTAGCATTAGCTAAAACAACAGAAAGGCAGGTCGGACTTTATAGAAAACAGTTCCATGACGTGAAGCTTATCTTATCAATCGACAGGCTTGATTACTCTAAAGGAATACCCGAAAGACTCAAAGCCTTCGATTACTTTCTTGAAAAGAATCCAGAATTCAGAGAAAAAGTATCTCTTTTGATGATTGTTGTGCCATCAAGGGAAAAGGTTCAGTTATATAAAAATTTAAAAACAGAAATTGATGAACTTGTAGGCAATATCACTTCCAAATACAGGACTGTTAATTGGAACCCAGTGCTATACTTTTACAGAGCATATCCATTACAATCACTTTCTGCATTTTACAATCTTTGTGATGTTGCCCTTATAACTCCTTTGCGCGATGGGATGAATCTTGTCTGTAAAGAATATGTCGCCAGCCGTCATGACGGAACCGGATCTCTTATTTTAAGTGAAATGGCTGGAGCAGCGAAAGAATTATCTGAAGCAATCATAATAAATCCCTATAATATTCAGGAATCTGCTGAGGCAATTAAAACTGCACTTTGCCTTCCCTTTGATGAGCAAAAGAGAAGAATATCGGACATGCAGCTATTGCTGAAAAAATATGATGTCATTAACTGGACTACTGTCTTTCTCAATTCCTTGGAAGAGATAAAACAAAAGCAAGCAGAAATGGCGATGAAGAAAGTCTCGAAACAAATCAGAGATAAAATTGTCACAGACTTTATCTCAGCGCAAAAGCGTATCCTGTTTCTTGATTATGATGGAACATTAGTTTCATTTCAAAACAGACCAGAGCAGGCAAGTCCTGATGAAGAACTTAAGGATATGATCAGAAAACTATGCGAAATCTCCAATCTTACAGTTGTCATAATCTCTGGAAGAGATAAAGCAACCCTGGAAAAATGGTTTGGAAACTTCAAACTGGACATTGTTGCAGAGCATGGATTCTGGATTAAGAAGGGAAGAAAATGGAAAGCAATGATTCAATTACAAAACGAGTGGAAAATACAACTGCTTGAAATCCTTACCCGATTTGTAGGAAAAACGCCCGGATCTTTTATTGAAGAGAAAGATCACTCTCTTGTCTGGCATTATAGAAAAGCTGATACTGATCTTTCAAACACACGAAAAAAAGAACTACTTGATTACCTACAATACCTTACTACCAATATGGGGCTATCTGTACTTGAAGGGAATAAAGTTGTGGAAATAAAAAGTTCTTTGATTAATAAAGGAAGAGCTGTAAAGAGATATCTTAAGTCCAACTATGATTTCATATTTGCAGCGGGCGATGACTGGACAGATGAAGATATGTTCAAGGTAATGCCAGAACATGCGCATACTATAAAAATCGGATACTCCTTATCCGCCGCAAAATATAGCATGCCAGAGCATTTCAGAGGAACTGACATAGGAATAAGGGGGTTCCTTGCTGAATTCGCCAGCTCATAA
- a CDS encoding mechanosensitive ion channel family protein, with the protein MEELYTELLLRAPIEIENIFILGLSALLGFIFSFLILKGIKVLFKERVAASLFVKNLRSSVQIFFSVLALNIGLTFTNYTGVFAIRLHKVFYIVLIIAIANVLICVTGFIKEILYLKFDVNTKNNLAERKARTQIDFLQSISTIIIILVASSIALMTITRVRELGTSILASAGIAGIIIGLAAQKSIANLLAGFQIAFTQPIRIDDVVIVEKEWGRIEEITLTYVVVRIWDLRRLIIPISDFIEKPFQNWTRVNSDILGTVFIYCDYSVPLDLLRLELKKILETDGKAYWDGKVNLIQVTEASDRGVDLRVLISAADAGSAWDLRCIVREKLITYINTSFPGSLPKTRVICENVI; encoded by the coding sequence ATGGAAGAATTGTATACAGAACTCTTATTAAGGGCACCTATCGAAATTGAAAATATTTTTATTTTAGGCTTAAGTGCTTTATTAGGTTTTATATTTAGCTTTTTGATTTTAAAAGGAATAAAAGTCCTCTTTAAAGAGAGAGTGGCCGCATCACTATTCGTAAAAAATTTAAGATCATCAGTTCAGATTTTTTTTTCTGTATTGGCGCTTAACATTGGACTTACCTTTACAAATTATACAGGGGTATTTGCGATACGATTACATAAGGTATTTTACATCGTTCTGATTATTGCCATTGCTAACGTTCTGATTTGTGTTACTGGATTTATTAAGGAAATCCTTTATTTAAAATTTGATGTTAATACCAAAAATAATCTCGCTGAAAGAAAAGCAAGAACACAAATTGACTTTTTGCAGAGCATATCAACAATTATAATAATTCTTGTTGCGTCTTCAATAGCTTTAATGACTATTACCAGAGTGAGAGAGCTGGGGACGAGTATTCTTGCTTCAGCAGGTATTGCAGGAATAATTATAGGCCTTGCGGCTCAGAAGTCAATTGCCAATCTTCTGGCGGGCTTTCAGATAGCATTTACTCAGCCAATAAGGATTGACGATGTTGTAATTGTTGAAAAAGAATGGGGACGTATAGAGGAAATTACACTTACCTATGTTGTTGTTAGAATTTGGGATTTGAGAAGATTAATAATTCCGATTTCTGATTTTATAGAAAAGCCATTTCAAAATTGGACAAGAGTGAATTCTGATATTCTGGGAACTGTATTTATTTATTGTGATTACTCTGTTCCTTTAGATCTCCTCAGACTGGAATTAAAGAAGATACTGGAAACAGATGGAAAAGCATATTGGGATGGTAAGGTAAATTTAATACAGGTTACAGAGGCTTCAGATAGGGGCGTTGACTTAAGAGTCCTCATTAGTGCAGCTGACGCGGGAAGTGCATGGGATTTACGTTGTATTGTAAGAGAGAAACTGATAACCTATATTAATACAAGCTTCCCGGGAAGCTTGCCTAAAACCAGGGTTATTTGTGAGAATGTAATATAA
- a CDS encoding AsmA-like C-terminal region-containing protein has translation MKELRIIGKVVLFIALVLLLLVGIVAGVVAFYKKEIIALTIKELNTYLTAKVDVDPNVEVSIFQKFPQITLEFKKVKIAESIEGSDLKLAEAGEVFLAFDPWDLLQKRYVISHLYVEDAKISIRTDKQGRANYEILKTDTTSASEDVGFNLKKIKLNNVELSFVNEIKDQGYYLLAKDLAAKIKLEQKRYNIGLDGKLVSHKIRAAGHDYFKGKNLEILSELILDNERDQFIVLPSNLKVENSEFDLSGSFAYKDKKFIDFEFKGKKGQIQTLVSLMPKKIAESFSSYASSGNIFFKSSVKGEISETKNPLIVVEFGISNTSIFHPDYKGRLEKVNLVGYFSNGNKHHAKTSFLKLSDISFSLNGKPVKGDFLLENFENPFIRFKAEGSLSLESIFSFYPVEKVKEATGNLDFDINFTGSSEELKKNPDQFNAGGQIVASKINVLIDNLPYKLSNISGDFLFNNNDIAVNDFKGNIGRSDFTINGLFKNVLARMFNKKRKLFVDADFVSRYLDVEELLSVGGKSSKKSSGDFNDKEEEKEERVFPFFKKYEVHLNCDIEKFSYRKFHAKNVKGVYSMKDPWISLERASCRLAGGKLVVNGSLNFASPSNIELTSETVLDGIQVDSIFYMCNNFDQKFIIDKNLKGEITGNVNLFMNMNEKFSVDDKSVVAKVDVKILNGQLNNFEPMQSLSRFIEEKELEHVRFSELKNTVYIEKRVITIPEMTIVTNVSTISVSGTHTFDHVMDYRLTVPLKNFKRKHKDKDEAFGAIEDDKRGQSVVFLTVKGTTDNYKIAYDTKRTKNKIKEDFKKEKRELLDIFKPKRRDNVSEDKATEPLEESQPKDDGLKFFDFDE, from the coding sequence TTGAAAGAACTCAGAATAATCGGAAAGGTAGTGCTCTTTATCGCACTCGTTTTGCTGCTACTGGTTGGAATTGTAGCCGGGGTTGTCGCCTTTTATAAAAAAGAGATTATAGCCCTTACTATTAAGGAGTTAAATACCTACCTCACTGCAAAAGTTGATGTAGATCCGAATGTCGAAGTGTCAATCTTTCAAAAATTCCCTCAGATCACCCTTGAGTTTAAAAAAGTTAAAATTGCTGAAAGTATAGAGGGTAGTGACTTGAAGCTTGCTGAAGCAGGAGAAGTCTTTCTTGCTTTCGATCCTTGGGATTTGCTCCAAAAAAGATATGTAATCAGCCATCTTTATGTTGAAGATGCAAAAATTTCAATTCGAACGGACAAACAGGGAAGGGCGAACTATGAAATATTAAAGACTGATACGACTTCCGCTTCTGAAGATGTTGGCTTTAATCTAAAAAAAATAAAGCTGAATAATGTCGAACTGTCTTTTGTAAATGAAATTAAAGATCAGGGGTATTACTTGCTGGCAAAAGATTTGGCGGCTAAGATTAAACTTGAACAAAAAAGGTATAACATTGGCCTGGATGGCAAATTGGTTTCTCATAAAATTCGTGCTGCAGGTCATGATTATTTCAAGGGAAAAAATCTTGAGATTCTTAGTGAATTAATTCTGGACAATGAAAGAGATCAGTTTATTGTCTTACCTTCTAATCTCAAAGTGGAAAATTCTGAATTTGACCTGTCCGGATCTTTTGCCTATAAAGATAAAAAATTTATTGATTTTGAATTTAAAGGTAAAAAAGGCCAGATACAAACTCTTGTAAGTCTGATGCCCAAAAAGATTGCTGAAAGTTTTTCCTCTTATGCGAGTTCCGGAAATATCTTTTTTAAGTCATCAGTAAAAGGGGAGATCAGCGAAACTAAAAATCCATTGATAGTAGTTGAGTTTGGCATTAGCAATACTTCTATTTTTCACCCTGATTATAAGGGGCGCCTGGAAAAGGTAAACCTTGTTGGCTATTTTTCTAATGGAAATAAACATCACGCAAAGACTTCTTTTCTGAAACTATCAGATATAAGTTTTAGCCTGAATGGAAAACCAGTAAAAGGAGACTTCCTCCTTGAAAATTTTGAAAATCCTTTTATTCGTTTCAAAGCAGAAGGTTCCTTGTCTCTGGAGTCAATATTTTCTTTTTATCCCGTCGAAAAAGTTAAGGAGGCTACTGGTAATCTGGATTTCGATATCAATTTTACTGGTAGCTCAGAGGAGCTGAAAAAAAATCCTGACCAGTTTAACGCTGGGGGACAAATCGTTGCCAGTAAAATCAATGTGCTTATTGATAATCTACCTTACAAACTTTCAAATATCAGCGGTGATTTCCTTTTTAATAATAATGATATCGCTGTAAATGACTTTAAAGGAAATATCGGAAGGAGTGATTTTACAATCAATGGATTATTTAAAAATGTGCTTGCAAGAATGTTTAATAAAAAGAGAAAACTCTTTGTAGATGCCGATTTTGTTTCACGATATCTGGATGTGGAAGAGCTCTTGAGTGTTGGTGGAAAATCATCCAAAAAATCATCCGGTGATTTTAATGATAAAGAGGAGGAAAAAGAAGAAAGGGTTTTCCCATTTTTTAAAAAATATGAAGTACATCTTAATTGTGATATAGAGAAGTTTAGCTACAGGAAGTTCCACGCAAAAAATGTCAAAGGGGTCTACAGTATGAAAGATCCCTGGATTTCTCTGGAAAGAGCTTCTTGCCGATTGGCCGGAGGAAAGCTGGTTGTAAATGGAAGCCTTAATTTTGCAAGCCCTTCCAATATTGAACTTACTTCTGAAACTGTGCTTGACGGCATACAGGTAGATAGTATCTTTTACATGTGTAATAACTTTGATCAGAAATTTATAATTGATAAGAATCTGAAGGGTGAAATTACAGGTAATGTAAACCTTTTCATGAATATGAATGAGAAGTTTTCTGTAGATGATAAAAGTGTTGTGGCTAAAGTTGATGTGAAGATTTTGAATGGACAGCTTAACAATTTCGAGCCCATGCAAAGTCTTTCCCGATTCATTGAAGAAAAAGAACTGGAGCACGTGAGATTTTCAGAGTTGAAGAATACAGTCTACATAGAAAAAAGGGTCATTACGATTCCTGAAATGACTATCGTTACAAATGTTTCCACTATCTCTGTTTCAGGTACACATACATTTGATCATGTTATGGACTACAGGTTGACTGTACCGTTAAAAAACTTTAAGAGAAAACACAAAGACAAAGACGAAGCCTTTGGCGCAATTGAGGATGACAAAAGGGGGCAGTCCGTCGTATTCCTAACTGTAAAAGGAACGACTGATAATTATAAGATCGCTTACGATACCAAGCGGACAAAGAACAAGATCAAAGAAGATTTTAAAAAGGAGAAAAGAGAGTTGCTGGATATATTTAAGCCGAAAAGAAGAGATAATGTATCTGAAGATAAAGCAACAGAGCCATTAGAGGAAAGTCAACCTAAAGATGATGGGCTTAAGTTTTTCGATTTTGATGAGTAA
- a CDS encoding DUF547 domain-containing protein — MKIKALFTLMFFTFQGLQAENLSAFFSKSNKFFSKYVEKGKVNYQKLSQNEKPLAELTNLIATADLSTSDTTEKKAFYINAYNILVIKEITDNYPIESPQDVDDFFTTKFMIAGEKLSLAEIEKKKIFSQYNDIRLVFVISSGMIGSAPILNEAFTPKNLEKLLTEQAKLISNDNNYIRVKKNSNLILLADIFKRSGAKFKDKDLVKYVNAYREEDLPESYSFDFYPGNRKLNDIKY; from the coding sequence ATGAAGATTAAGGCTTTATTTACATTAATGTTCTTTACTTTTCAAGGCCTGCAGGCTGAAAATCTGTCTGCTTTTTTTAGCAAAAGCAACAAATTCTTTTCAAAATATGTAGAGAAAGGAAAAGTAAATTATCAAAAGCTCAGTCAAAACGAAAAACCCTTGGCTGAGCTTACCAATCTTATAGCCACGGCTGACCTCTCCACTTCTGACACAACAGAAAAAAAGGCTTTTTATATTAATGCCTACAATATTCTTGTCATTAAAGAAATTACCGACAACTATCCTATTGAATCCCCTCAGGATGTTGATGATTTTTTTACTACCAAATTTATGATTGCAGGAGAAAAATTATCATTAGCTGAAATTGAAAAGAAAAAAATCTTCAGTCAATACAATGATATCCGGCTGGTATTTGTGATTTCATCAGGAATGATAGGATCTGCTCCAATTTTAAATGAAGCCTTTACCCCTAAAAATCTGGAGAAATTACTTACAGAGCAGGCCAAGCTCATTTCCAATGACAATAATTATATACGGGTTAAAAAGAACTCAAATCTGATATTGCTGGCGGATATTTTTAAAAGATCAGGAGCTAAGTTTAAAGATAAAGACCTGGTAAAATATGTTAATGCCTACAGGGAAGAAGATCTTCCGGAATCTTACAGCTTTGATTTTTATCCGGGGAATAGAAAACTTAATGATATCAAGTATTAA
- the ilvA gene encoding threonine ammonia-lyase IlvA gives MSDQIEVKEIESAYKRLQGVVTHTSLIRNNNLSEEYQANIYLKREDLQIVRSYKLRGAYNLISSLNPDQLKTGVVCASAGNHAQGVAYSCNLLKIQGKIFMPTTTPKQKVSQVKLFGREFVEVILTGDTFDDAYFESMKYCKEHGMVFIHPFEDRKVIEGQGTVAIEILEDIDTKIDYVFVPIGGGGLSAGVSSYIKSKSPDTKIIGAEPLGAPSMAEAIKQGKVVTLEQIDKFVDGAAVKRVGELNYNICKKLLDDVIIVPEGKVCSFIIKLYNEEAIVAEPAGALSISALDYYREQIKGKTVVCIVSGSNNDIARMGEIKERSLLYEGLKHYFIVTFPQRAGALREFLDEVLGPNDDITRFEYTKKNIKEEGPAFVGIELKHREDYTQLIERMNKKNISYIELNKDPNLFNYFI, from the coding sequence ATGAGTGATCAGATCGAAGTTAAAGAGATAGAGAGTGCCTATAAAAGGCTTCAGGGAGTGGTAACGCATACATCCCTAATTCGGAACAACAATCTTTCGGAAGAGTATCAGGCTAATATTTATTTAAAGAGAGAAGATTTACAAATTGTAAGGTCTTATAAATTAAGAGGAGCATACAACCTTATCAGCAGTCTTAATCCCGATCAACTTAAGACGGGAGTTGTTTGCGCCAGTGCCGGAAACCACGCTCAGGGAGTTGCTTATTCCTGCAACCTTTTAAAGATCCAGGGAAAAATATTCATGCCAACTACCACCCCTAAGCAAAAGGTAAGTCAGGTGAAGTTATTCGGGAGAGAGTTTGTGGAAGTTATTCTTACAGGAGATACGTTCGATGATGCTTACTTTGAATCGATGAAATATTGCAAAGAGCATGGAATGGTATTTATTCATCCTTTTGAAGACCGCAAGGTAATTGAAGGCCAAGGAACTGTTGCCATAGAGATACTGGAAGATATTGATACAAAAATAGATTATGTTTTTGTCCCAATAGGCGGTGGCGGTCTGTCAGCAGGTGTTTCCTCCTACATAAAAAGTAAAAGTCCTGATACAAAAATAATAGGTGCTGAGCCACTTGGAGCACCTTCTATGGCTGAGGCAATCAAGCAAGGCAAGGTTGTTACACTTGAACAAATAGACAAATTTGTGGATGGAGCCGCAGTGAAAAGAGTCGGAGAACTTAACTATAATATCTGCAAGAAGCTTCTTGATGATGTGATAATAGTTCCTGAAGGGAAAGTATGCTCATTTATAATCAAACTTTATAATGAAGAAGCCATCGTAGCTGAACCTGCAGGAGCATTGAGCATTTCTGCGCTTGATTATTACCGTGAACAAATAAAAGGTAAGACTGTTGTTTGTATTGTTAGCGGCAGCAATAATGATATTGCCAGGATGGGCGAAATTAAAGAAAGGTCGCTTCTTTATGAAGGTCTTAAACACTATTTCATAGTAACATTCCCTCAACGTGCAGGAGCTTTAAGAGAATTTTTGGATGAAGTGTTGGGCCCCAATGATGACATAACAAGGTTTGAATACACAAAAAAAAATATAAAGGAAGAAGGCCCAGCATTTGTGGGCATTGAGCTGAAACACAGGGAAGATTACACTCAATTGATTGAGAGAATGAATAAGAAGAACATAAGTTATATAGAATTAAATAAAGACCCTAATCTATTTAATTACTTTATATAA
- a CDS encoding PfkB family carbohydrate kinase, with the protein MSLLVVGSVAFDAIETPFGKTDKIVGGAATYISIASSYFTKNVNLIAVVGGDFPKSDIKMLEDHGINTKGLQIKESEKTFFWSGKYHNDMNSRDTLVTELNVLGDFDPVVPESYQDCEYLMLGNLAPKVQSTLIKRLKKRPKLIVMDTMNFWMDIALDDLKETLGLVDVLSINDEEARQLSKEYSLVKAAKKIMAMGPKVLVIKKGEHGALLFNNEQVFFAPALPLEEVFDPTGAGDTFAGGFIGYIASTGDTSFENMKRAIIYGSGLASFCVEKFGVERIVNLSDKELEERIQDFVDLVQFEIQFE; encoded by the coding sequence ATGAGTCTACTAGTTGTCGGTTCGGTTGCATTTGATGCTATCGAGACACCGTTTGGTAAAACAGATAAAATCGTAGGAGGGGCAGCTACCTACATCTCTATTGCATCATCATATTTTACAAAAAATGTAAACCTTATCGCGGTGGTAGGAGGTGACTTTCCTAAATCTGATATAAAGATGCTTGAAGATCATGGTATCAATACCAAGGGGTTGCAGATCAAAGAAAGTGAAAAAACTTTCTTCTGGTCAGGTAAATATCATAATGATATGAACTCCAGAGATACCCTGGTAACTGAGCTGAATGTACTTGGTGACTTTGATCCTGTTGTTCCTGAATCCTATCAGGACTGTGAATACCTGATGCTTGGCAATCTTGCTCCAAAAGTTCAAAGTACTTTAATCAAACGATTAAAAAAACGTCCAAAGCTTATTGTGATGGATACAATGAATTTCTGGATGGATATCGCTCTTGATGATCTTAAAGAAACTCTGGGTCTTGTTGATGTGCTTTCAATCAATGATGAAGAGGCTAGACAGCTTTCAAAAGAATATTCTCTTGTAAAAGCAGCCAAGAAAATTATGGCTATGGGTCCTAAAGTCCTTGTCATTAAAAAGGGAGAACATGGCGCTTTATTATTTAACAACGAACAGGTTTTCTTTGCACCAGCATTACCACTTGAAGAAGTGTTTGACCCAACAGGTGCCGGCGATACCTTTGCCGGCGGATTTATTGGTTACATTGCAAGTACTGGTGACACTTCTTTCGAAAACATGAAAAGGGCAATCATTTATGGCTCAGGCCTTGCATCTTTCTGTGTTGAGAAATTTGGTGTGGAAAGAATTGTAAACCTCTCAGATAAAGAGCTGGAAGAAAGAATTCAGGATTTTGTAGATCTTGTTCAGTTCGAAATCCAATTTGAGTAA